In the Candidatus Electrothrix rattekaaiensis genome, one interval contains:
- a CDS encoding NAD(P)(+) transhydrogenase (Re/Si-specific) subunit beta: protein MNPLFINFVYIISAALFIFGLKMLSSPATARRGNLLSSLGMLIAIIITLMNAGLDYKWIFLGILIGSGIGAFVAIRVKMTSMPEMVALFNGFGGISSLLLAWAEYHQNREMSVFIAIVAFLSAFIGGVTFSGSMVAFGKLSGKITQKAVVFKGQHIMNAVILGTALVAAGIFSITPASGFGYAIFILILLVALGFGITSTIPIGGADMPVVISLLNSYSGLAACAAGFVISNNILIVAGALVGASGIILTNIMCKAMNRSLANVLFSGFGSTTTVQEAGNGPQGEIRPASAEDVYYILEAADSVAFVPGYGLAVAQAQHAVKELGDLLEANDTEVSYAIHPVAGRMPGHMNVLLAEANVPYDQLVEMDDINPRMDSVDVCVVIGANDVVNPAALDDESSPIYGMPIIETHRAKTVIVLKRSMNPGFAGIQNALFFAENARMYFGDAKASIQALVAEFKND from the coding sequence ATGAACCCTCTTTTCATCAACTTTGTCTATATCATTTCAGCAGCCCTGTTCATCTTCGGGCTGAAAATGCTCAGCTCGCCTGCTACGGCCCGGAGAGGGAACTTGCTCTCCTCACTGGGTATGCTGATCGCCATTATTATTACCCTGATGAATGCTGGTCTGGACTATAAATGGATTTTCCTCGGTATTCTTATCGGAAGTGGTATCGGTGCCTTTGTCGCAATTCGAGTCAAAATGACATCCATGCCGGAAATGGTCGCTCTGTTCAATGGGTTCGGCGGTATCTCCAGTCTCCTCTTGGCCTGGGCTGAATATCATCAGAACAGAGAAATGTCGGTTTTTATCGCCATTGTCGCCTTCCTTTCCGCCTTTATTGGCGGGGTCACCTTTTCCGGCTCTATGGTCGCCTTTGGCAAGCTTTCCGGCAAGATCACTCAAAAAGCCGTGGTGTTCAAGGGACAGCATATTATGAATGCGGTCATCCTGGGCACCGCCTTGGTCGCTGCCGGTATATTCAGTATAACTCCAGCAAGCGGTTTCGGCTACGCCATCTTTATCCTTATTCTTTTAGTGGCCTTGGGATTCGGTATAACCTCGACCATTCCCATTGGTGGAGCAGATATGCCAGTTGTTATCTCTTTATTGAACAGTTACTCCGGCCTTGCTGCCTGTGCTGCTGGCTTTGTCATCTCCAATAACATCCTGATCGTTGCTGGCGCCTTGGTTGGTGCCTCCGGGATAATCCTGACCAATATCATGTGCAAGGCCATGAATCGCTCCCTAGCCAACGTGTTATTTTCCGGTTTCGGCAGCACAACAACCGTACAAGAGGCTGGTAATGGACCGCAAGGCGAGATTCGACCAGCTTCAGCTGAGGATGTGTATTATATCCTTGAAGCTGCCGACTCTGTCGCCTTTGTTCCGGGATATGGACTAGCTGTGGCTCAGGCCCAACATGCTGTGAAAGAGCTGGGTGATCTGCTGGAAGCAAACGACACAGAGGTTTCTTACGCTATCCATCCGGTTGCCGGACGCATGCCCGGCCATATGAACGTGCTGCTGGCCGAGGCCAATGTTCCATACGACCAGCTTGTGGAGATGGATGATATTAATCCTCGTATGGACAGCGTAGATGTCTGCGTGGTCATCGGTGCCAACGATGTCGTCAATCCAGCAGCCCTTGATGACGAATCCAGCCCAATTTACGGTATGCCTATTATTGAAACGCACCGAGCCAAAACGGTTATCGTCCTCAAACGCTCTATGAACCCCGGCTTTGCTGGCATTCAAAACGCCCTCTTTTTTGCCGAGAATGCCCGTATGTACTTCGGCGATGCCAAGGCCTCAATTCAGGCCCTGGTGGCTGAATTTAAAAACGATTAG
- a CDS encoding NAD(P) transhydrogenase subunit alpha, which produces MEPVYLTFVFVLAIFLGFELISKVPSTLHTPLMSGSNAISGITLIGAIASLKTDNLTFAAVLGTAAVAFATINVVGGYMVTNRMLEMFKKKNKNEGDPR; this is translated from the coding sequence ATGGAACCGGTATATTTAACATTTGTTTTTGTCTTAGCAATTTTCTTAGGCTTTGAACTTATCTCCAAGGTCCCCTCAACGCTGCACACCCCGCTGATGTCCGGGTCTAATGCCATTTCCGGCATCACTCTGATCGGGGCCATAGCCTCCCTGAAGACCGACAATCTCACCTTTGCAGCCGTGCTCGGAACCGCTGCTGTGGCCTTTGCGACCATCAATGTGGTGGGCGGATATATGGTGACCAACCGAATGCTGGAGATGTTTAAGAAAAAAAACAAGAATGAAGGAGATCCCCGATGA
- a CDS encoding NAD(P) transhydrogenase subunit alpha, whose amino-acid sequence MIIAVMKVRHPREKRVPLIPATAAKLVKIGAEVVIESGLGISCRIKDEEYQEAGATIGASREDMLKRADIILRLRKPPKDEVILMKKGCIHVSYLDPFNEVDLVETLKDAGVSAISLEMIPRTTIAQKMDVLSSQANLGGYAAVTLAAEQLDKIFPMMTTPSGTIKPARVFIIGVGVAGLQAIATAKRLGALVEAFDTRPVVEEQVKSLGAKFVKVDLGETGQTKDGYAKALTPEQMALQKEGMSKACARADVVITTAQLFGRPAPRIIDHTILAQMRPGSVIIDMAVETGGNVEGSELDTIVEIEGIKILGIANLPGRVAATASQMYSANLGNFVEHFWDKENKVMTVDQEDEIMQGALITHNGEIVSKMYKNIMKK is encoded by the coding sequence ATGATAATTGCAGTCATGAAAGTAAGGCACCCAAGGGAAAAAAGGGTTCCGCTCATCCCTGCGACAGCTGCCAAATTAGTCAAAATCGGCGCGGAGGTGGTTATTGAATCCGGCCTGGGCATAAGCTGTCGCATTAAAGATGAGGAGTATCAGGAGGCAGGAGCGACTATCGGGGCCTCACGCGAGGATATGCTCAAAAGAGCAGATATCATCCTCCGCCTGCGCAAGCCGCCCAAAGATGAAGTCATCCTGATGAAAAAAGGCTGCATTCATGTCAGCTACCTTGACCCTTTTAACGAGGTGGATCTTGTAGAGACCCTCAAGGATGCGGGTGTTTCCGCAATCAGCTTGGAGATGATTCCGCGCACCACGATTGCTCAGAAAATGGACGTTCTGTCTTCCCAGGCCAATCTTGGCGGCTATGCCGCAGTAACCTTGGCAGCGGAGCAGCTGGATAAAATTTTCCCGATGATGACCACGCCATCCGGAACCATCAAGCCTGCAAGGGTCTTTATTATCGGTGTCGGTGTTGCTGGCCTTCAAGCCATTGCCACAGCCAAACGCTTGGGTGCCTTGGTCGAGGCCTTTGACACCAGACCTGTGGTTGAAGAACAGGTAAAATCTTTGGGGGCCAAATTTGTTAAAGTCGACCTCGGTGAAACCGGCCAAACCAAGGATGGTTATGCCAAGGCCCTGACCCCTGAACAAATGGCCCTGCAAAAAGAAGGAATGTCCAAGGCCTGCGCTAGGGCGGATGTTGTTATTACCACAGCCCAGCTCTTCGGACGCCCTGCGCCCCGTATCATTGATCATACCATTCTTGCCCAAATGCGTCCCGGTTCCGTGATTATTGACATGGCTGTGGAGACCGGCGGAAATGTAGAGGGATCTGAGCTGGATACTATCGTTGAAATTGAAGGTATCAAAATTTTGGGAATCGCCAACCTTCCCGGACGAGTTGCTGCGACGGCCAGTCAAATGTACTCAGCAAACTTAGGGAATTTTGTTGAGCATTTCTGGGATAAAGAGAACAAGGTAATGACTGTGGACCAAGAGGACGAAATCATGCAGGGCGCACTGATCACCCATAACGGTGAAATCGTCAGCAAGATGTACAAAAACATCATGAAGAAATGA
- a CDS encoding diguanylate cyclase — MNQHTEKLEVRKLTEELVIANKELDFQEEEKKKRAAELVIANKKLDFQEEEKKKRAAELVIANKKLDFQTKEKRRLIKELVIINKDLSFQYDKAEKAEELATHDHLTGLPNRVLLNDRINQYLLLAKRTKTLASLITLDLDGFKQINDTYGHDTGDVVLKSIAKRLTELIRETDTIARLGGDEFILLATEAKSIKDIKTLVNRILEIVQKPIIVGKVKIITKMSIGIACYPSSGRTAKTLMKNSDKALYVAKAQGKNCYAIWGAKKQ, encoded by the coding sequence ATGAATCAACATACTGAAAAACTTGAAGTGAGGAAACTGACAGAAGAGTTAGTCATTGCAAATAAAGAACTTGATTTTCAGGAAGAAGAGAAAAAAAAACGGGCAGCAGAGTTAGTCATTGCAAATAAAAAACTTGATTTTCAGGAAGAAGAGAAAAAAAAACGGGCAGCAGAGTTAGTCATTGCAAATAAAAAACTTGATTTTCAGACTAAAGAGAAAAGGAGACTTATAAAAGAGTTAGTGATTATCAACAAAGATCTTTCTTTTCAGTATGATAAGGCGGAAAAAGCAGAAGAATTGGCAACGCATGACCATTTAACAGGATTACCAAATCGAGTTTTGCTCAATGATCGCATCAATCAATACTTACTTCTAGCCAAGCGAACGAAGACATTGGCAAGCTTGATAACTTTGGACCTGGACGGATTCAAGCAGATTAATGATACTTATGGGCATGATACAGGCGATGTCGTATTAAAATCAATTGCAAAACGACTCACTGAACTCATTCGGGAAACAGACACAATTGCACGTCTTGGGGGAGATGAGTTCATTCTGCTCGCTACAGAAGCAAAGAGTATCAAAGATATCAAGACGCTCGTTAATCGTATTTTGGAAATTGTCCAAAAACCAATTATTGTAGGAAAAGTAAAAATTATCACTAAAATGAGTATAGGAATCGCCTGCTATCCATCTAGTGGACGAACAGCCAAAACATTAATGAAAAATTCGGATAAAGCCTTATATGTTGCTAAAGCACAAGGCAAAAACTGCTATGCTATTTGGGGTGCCAAAAAACAATAG
- a CDS encoding purine-nucleoside phosphorylase yields the protein MMDINAHKQQVEKAVAFLQSRLPIMPEVLIQLGTGLGNLVEAMDNSISIPYEEIPGFPHSTVTSHAGNLVCGTLAGKPCAILQGRFHYYEGYSAREVGFPIRVLSLLGVRTAIITNASGGLNTTWPAGTIMTLKDHINQLPDNPLRGPNIDEWGPRFPDLSAPYDPALRKLARKAARKLAFPDVTEGTYICIPGPSLETQAETRMLRQWGADAVGMSSVPEIITALHGGLRVLGLSVVANVNDPDDFIPILLEDIVEAAKRTEPKLQKMIFEIVQEL from the coding sequence ATGATGGATATCAACGCACATAAACAGCAGGTGGAAAAGGCGGTGGCCTTTCTCCAATCCCGCCTTCCGATCATGCCGGAAGTCCTGATCCAATTGGGCACAGGTCTGGGCAATCTGGTCGAGGCGATGGATAACAGCATCTCTATTCCTTACGAGGAGATCCCCGGATTCCCGCATTCCACCGTAACCAGTCATGCCGGTAATCTGGTCTGCGGCACCTTGGCCGGAAAGCCCTGCGCGATTCTCCAGGGGCGATTTCATTATTATGAGGGCTATTCGGCCCGTGAGGTTGGATTCCCGATCCGGGTACTGTCCCTGCTTGGTGTGCGGACTGCCATCATCACCAATGCCTCGGGCGGACTGAATACAACTTGGCCAGCCGGTACCATTATGACCCTCAAAGATCATATCAACCAGCTGCCGGATAATCCTTTGCGCGGCCCGAATATAGATGAATGGGGCCCTCGTTTTCCCGATTTGTCTGCACCTTATGACCCGGCCCTGCGCAAGCTGGCTCGGAAAGCGGCCCGTAAACTGGCATTTCCCGATGTGACGGAAGGTACCTATATCTGTATTCCCGGTCCCAGCCTAGAAACTCAGGCAGAGACCCGAATGCTGAGGCAATGGGGTGCCGATGCCGTGGGTATGTCTTCGGTTCCGGAAATCATCACGGCTCTGCACGGCGGACTGCGGGTGCTGGGCCTGTCCGTAGTTGCCAATGTCAATGATCCGGATGATTTTATTCCCATTCTGCTGGAAGATATCGTGGAGGCCGCCAAACGGACCGAACCTAAGCTGCAAAAGATGATCTTTGAAATCGTGCAGGAGCTGTAA
- a CDS encoding amidohydrolase, translating into MYQDRTTDVNLILSGRYLVANNSDIQEQEDISVAVAKDRIVEIGPKLAKKYPHAECLAHPHGLIMPGLINTHTHAAMSCFRGLADDLPLMEWLQEHIFPREAQLTSEIVYQSTLLSICEMIKSGTTSFNDMYLFAKDVARAAAASGMRAWLGEVLYDFPSPNYGELENGFAYTEELFDLYADDELITVTVNPHSVYTCSPTLLERLATQAEERKALYHIHLSENQDEVNTCTERYGCSPVRHLENLGLLNQRVVAAHGVMVSEEEVALLAERGVKLAHCPESNMKLASGIAPVPAMLEQGIIIGLGTDGSASNNDVDLFGEMNSAAKMHKVARMDPTVMNAAATLHAATQGGAALLGAEEEIGSIAVGKKADLIMLNMDQPHLTPVYNPVSHLVYAAGGGDVLHSVINGQVVMRDRQLTTLDETVIITEMQRIGEMVRRMG; encoded by the coding sequence ATGTATCAGGACAGAACAACGGATGTCAATTTGATCCTTTCTGGTCGCTACCTCGTGGCGAATAACAGTGACATACAGGAGCAGGAAGATATTTCGGTTGCTGTTGCCAAAGACCGGATCGTTGAGATCGGCCCGAAGCTGGCAAAGAAATATCCGCATGCGGAATGTCTTGCTCATCCGCATGGTCTGATCATGCCCGGCTTGATCAATACCCATACCCATGCGGCCATGTCCTGTTTTCGGGGACTGGCGGATGATCTCCCCTTGATGGAATGGTTGCAAGAGCATATTTTTCCCAGAGAGGCCCAGCTGACCTCGGAGATCGTTTATCAGTCCACGTTGCTTTCCATCTGCGAGATGATTAAATCCGGGACCACCTCCTTTAATGATATGTACCTCTTTGCTAAGGACGTGGCCCGTGCAGCCGCTGCATCAGGAATGCGGGCCTGGTTGGGCGAGGTTCTGTATGATTTTCCTTCACCCAACTACGGTGAACTGGAAAACGGTTTTGCCTATACCGAGGAGCTGTTCGACCTGTATGCGGACGACGAACTGATCACGGTGACGGTCAACCCTCATTCGGTGTACACTTGCTCTCCGACCTTGTTGGAGCGATTGGCCACCCAGGCGGAGGAGAGAAAGGCCCTCTATCATATCCATCTCTCGGAAAACCAGGATGAGGTGAATACTTGCACGGAACGCTATGGCTGTTCCCCGGTCCGGCATTTGGAAAACCTGGGACTGCTCAACCAACGAGTTGTGGCGGCCCACGGGGTCATGGTCAGTGAGGAGGAGGTCGCCTTGCTGGCAGAACGCGGGGTCAAACTGGCCCATTGCCCGGAATCAAATATGAAGCTGGCTTCCGGGATTGCTCCTGTGCCTGCCATGTTAGAGCAAGGGATCATTATCGGCCTCGGCACGGACGGCAGTGCCTCGAATAACGATGTGGATCTCTTTGGCGAGATGAACTCGGCAGCAAAAATGCATAAGGTTGCTCGGATGGATCCCACGGTGATGAATGCAGCTGCTACCCTGCATGCTGCCACCCAGGGTGGAGCTGCTCTGCTCGGAGCAGAAGAGGAAATCGGGAGTATTGCTGTGGGGAAGAAGGCCGACCTCATTATGCTGAATATGGATCAGCCCCATCTTACCCCGGTCTATAACCCGGTTTCCCATCTGGTCTATGCAGCCGGGGGCGGAGATGTTCTCCATTCGGTTATCAATGGGCAGGTGGTTATGCGGGATCGGCAGTTGACGACCCTGGACGAGACAGTAATAATAACGGAAATGCAACGGATCGGAGAAATGGTGCGGAGGATGGGGTAG
- a CDS encoding delta-class carbonic anhydrase, producing MDLKKTVQAFVIASSALGLLATVGCAKEAEHSTHTEGTGKVCEGFGPQTPRDIDSKAGENKQAFSLAPGYKDMNLCNIHFHVNAEHKAKDFSIYAGEGEHGHGGGYQCNDTKNLTKKELTPVDVKDGCAGVKPGDTIEVHWVHSSCDVTPGKGLGSCMSESCSNPDLRVETQVFLVVNDPDAMNFGDMAYGGNIVDGLHQAKSLPGDTGTPVEFPGSTTGPKYTQETCSPLQVTWSVRPQCAKIDISSLNAWCKDNVFEEDHAHGVRQLVTDPKLLSEIK from the coding sequence ATGGATCTTAAAAAAACAGTACAGGCCTTTGTTATTGCATCTTCTGCTCTCGGATTACTTGCCACTGTAGGGTGTGCAAAAGAAGCAGAGCATTCAACACATACCGAAGGAACAGGAAAGGTATGCGAGGGCTTCGGACCACAGACACCAAGGGATATTGACAGCAAGGCCGGGGAAAATAAGCAAGCTTTTTCTCTTGCACCCGGCTATAAGGATATGAATCTCTGTAATATTCATTTCCATGTCAATGCCGAGCATAAAGCAAAAGACTTTTCCATTTATGCTGGTGAAGGTGAGCATGGTCACGGCGGCGGGTACCAGTGTAACGACACCAAGAATCTCACCAAGAAAGAGCTGACTCCGGTTGATGTCAAGGACGGATGCGCGGGAGTGAAACCGGGTGATACCATTGAGGTCCACTGGGTCCACAGTTCCTGCGATGTAACACCGGGTAAAGGATTGGGTTCCTGTATGTCTGAAAGCTGTTCAAACCCAGATCTCCGCGTGGAAACGCAGGTTTTCTTGGTCGTTAATGATCCCGATGCCATGAACTTCGGTGATATGGCCTATGGCGGCAATATTGTCGATGGACTGCATCAGGCAAAATCTCTGCCCGGCGACACCGGAACTCCGGTTGAATTCCCAGGTTCCACAACAGGCCCGAAATACACCCAGGAGACATGTTCACCTCTCCAGGTTACCTGGAGCGTTCGCCCGCAATGTGCTAAAATCGACATAAGCAGCCTGAATGCATGGTGCAAAGATAATGTCTTTGAAGAAGATCATGCCCACGGCGTACGGCAGCTCGTTACTGATCCGAAACTCCTGTCTGAAATCAAATAA
- a CDS encoding RAMP superfamily CRISPR-associated protein produces MSDNRQVLRFFTLDPLHIGVGQDIMGEVDLPIDRESETGVPRIPGTALKGGFRAHAAWKLKMDGEKTKPCPGDQPGEQEGEPEKSNGPLSRSHYCGITSCPICQTFGYPSVKLKNTEGESESIPGHEGRVYFRDARLAFFPAATDKGTVWFSTPGRAAAWLDLAEKEYPELLVSGTDHLALSISEEKTGTELRIGWIHIRGMKSTTEESQIQLVLDALRNATDQTFPTKEYWQHIIKQTVLLDETSFYRLVETCLERRTCNRVDQDTGTVADGALFSYEALPRASLLYTRIHTERSFPGNLPGRIDGDYASPLAVCELAREGFARMGIGGMQTRGLGSLLVESFTGEVLND; encoded by the coding sequence ATGTCTGACAACAGGCAGGTGCTCAGATTCTTCACCCTTGACCCGCTCCATATCGGGGTGGGCCAGGATATTATGGGAGAGGTTGACCTCCCCATTGACCGGGAGAGCGAAACCGGGGTGCCGCGTATCCCCGGAACAGCCCTGAAAGGCGGTTTCCGCGCCCATGCAGCCTGGAAGCTGAAAATGGACGGCGAAAAAACCAAGCCCTGTCCCGGTGATCAGCCTGGGGAACAGGAAGGGGAGCCAGAAAAGTCCAACGGCCCCCTGTCTAGGAGCCATTACTGCGGCATCACCTCCTGCCCCATCTGTCAGACCTTTGGTTATCCTTCCGTCAAGCTGAAAAATACGGAGGGAGAGAGCGAGTCGATTCCTGGTCACGAAGGACGGGTCTATTTTCGGGATGCCCGACTGGCCTTTTTTCCGGCAGCCACGGACAAGGGGACAGTTTGGTTTTCTACACCAGGACGGGCGGCGGCTTGGCTGGATCTTGCTGAAAAAGAATATCCTGAGCTGCTCGTCAGTGGCACCGACCATCTGGCCCTGTCGATCAGCGAAGAAAAGACAGGAACCGAGCTGCGGATTGGGTGGATTCATATCAGGGGAATGAAAAGCACCACAGAAGAGTCGCAGATTCAGCTGGTGCTTGATGCCCTGCGCAACGCAACTGATCAGACGTTTCCCACCAAAGAATACTGGCAGCATATCATCAAGCAGACCGTCCTGCTGGATGAAACAAGTTTTTACCGCCTTGTAGAAACCTGCCTGGAACGGCGCACCTGCAACCGGGTGGATCAGGACACCGGCACGGTCGCAGACGGTGCCCTGTTCAGTTATGAGGCCCTGCCTCGTGCCAGCCTGCTCTACACTCGAATACATACGGAACGTTCTTTTCCCGGAAACCTTCCTGGAAGAATTGACGGGGACTATGCCTCCCCCTTAGCGGTCTGTGAGCTGGCCCGTGAAGGATTTGCCCGCATGGGTATCGGCGGCATGCAGACCAGGGGACTGGGATCGCTCTTGGTAGAATCTTTCACCGGAGAGGTTCTCAATGACTGA
- a CDS encoding Uma2 family endonuclease has translation MSLATNLDRHMTYADYLTLPEDEQWELIEGVPCAMSPAPSRIHQKVSGRLFRQLDAFLEQKNCEVYYAPFDVRLQHAEETEDQISTVVQPDLVVVCDPDKLDEKGCLGAPDLVIEIVSPSTASMDNIKKLALYEKYGVREYWIVHPVDQIVMVRYLEEKGGYGKAVIHDATGIIAVRVLPGLMMKLDAVFL, from the coding sequence ATGAGTTTGGCAACGAACCTTGACCGGCACATGACCTATGCTGATTACCTGACATTACCGGAAGATGAGCAATGGGAACTCATTGAAGGCGTTCCCTGTGCGATGAGTCCGGCCCCCTCAAGAATACACCAAAAGGTCTCTGGACGACTGTTCAGGCAGCTGGATGCCTTTCTGGAGCAGAAAAACTGCGAGGTGTATTACGCTCCCTTTGATGTCCGCTTGCAACATGCTGAAGAAACAGAGGATCAGATAAGTACCGTTGTCCAACCCGACCTTGTCGTGGTCTGCGATCCTGACAAACTTGATGAAAAGGGTTGCTTGGGTGCCCCTGATCTGGTTATCGAAATTGTGTCGCCGTCCACGGCATCAATGGATAATATCAAAAAACTGGCCCTGTACGAAAAATACGGCGTTCGGGAATACTGGATCGTGCATCCGGTGGATCAAATCGTCATGGTCAGATATCTTGAAGAAAAGGGTGGATACGGCAAGGCGGTCATCCATGATGCAACCGGGATAATTGCTGTCCGGGTTTTGCCGGGCCTGATGATGAAGCTTGATGCCGTGTTCCTGTAG
- a CDS encoding DUF4351 domain-containing protein yields the protein MTAWFTLLYYLTGATGRVDEKTLEHALKETASGGEVMKSFLKKYFDQGVQKGIQKGIQKGIQKGVAQGELRLLLRLLRRRFGELPGWAEERLRQASSGMLETWSERVLTATSLEEVFSESGGSSR from the coding sequence ATGACAGCGTGGTTCACTCTGCTGTACTATCTCACCGGTGCTACTGGCAGAGTGGATGAAAAAACACTTGAACATGCTCTCAAAGAAACCGCTTCTGGAGGTGAGGTTATGAAATCTTTTTTGAAAAAATATTTTGATCAGGGTGTGCAGAAAGGCATCCAGAAGGGGATCCAGAAAGGCATCCAGAAAGGTGTCGCACAGGGAGAACTTCGATTGCTTCTTCGGCTGCTGCGCAGACGTTTTGGGGAACTGCCCGGTTGGGCTGAAGAGCGGCTGCGGCAGGCATCTTCAGGGATGCTGGAGACCTGGTCCGAACGGGTTCTGACCGCCACCAGTCTGGAGGAGGTTTTTTCCGAATCGGGTGGATCATCCCGGTAA
- a CDS encoding Rpn family recombination-promoting nuclease/putative transposase, which translates to MSTAENPHDSVVRQVLGRPEVAVGYFRHNLPAELAEKLDFSTLDRVQDSFIDPELHPSASDLLFTVDYISGSGSEEKRENLLLYLLIEHKSYPDRMALFQLLRYMVRIWERHCAEHRKSNALPPVYPLILYHGRKPWPYPVNFHSLISIDDPVLLRHLPEFSPVLHDVARLGDDEITGEAAAETLLLLLKYIFRPDLAQRLPALLVQARTLLEDENGREIMFTLLYYLTGATGRVDEETLEHALKETASGGEVMKSFLKKYFDQGVTQGELRLLLRLLRRRFGELPGWAEERLRQASSGMLETWSERVLTATSLEEVFSESGGSSR; encoded by the coding sequence ATGAGCACAGCGGAAAATCCCCATGACAGCGTGGTCCGGCAGGTTCTCGGACGCCCGGAGGTGGCGGTCGGATATTTCCGGCACAACCTGCCTGCGGAGCTTGCGGAGAAACTGGATTTTTCCACCCTGGACAGGGTGCAGGATAGCTTCATCGACCCGGAGCTGCATCCTTCGGCTTCTGACCTGCTTTTCACTGTTGATTATATTTCTGGTAGCGGTTCAGAGGAAAAACGGGAAAATCTCCTGCTTTATCTGCTTATTGAACACAAGAGCTATCCCGACCGGATGGCTCTGTTCCAGCTCTTGCGCTATATGGTCCGCATTTGGGAAAGGCACTGCGCAGAACACCGGAAGAGCAATGCGTTGCCGCCAGTCTACCCGCTGATCCTCTATCACGGCAGGAAACCGTGGCCGTATCCGGTAAATTTTCACTCGCTGATCTCTATTGATGATCCGGTGCTATTGCGACATCTTCCTGAATTTTCTCCAGTACTGCACGACGTGGCCCGTCTTGGCGATGATGAGATCACTGGCGAGGCCGCTGCCGAAACCCTGCTGCTTCTGCTCAAATACATCTTCCGGCCTGACTTGGCGCAACGCCTTCCCGCTCTGTTGGTCCAGGCCCGTACCCTGCTGGAGGATGAAAACGGTCGTGAAATCATGTTCACTCTGCTGTACTACCTCACCGGTGCTACTGGCAGAGTGGATGAAGAAACACTTGAACATGCTCTCAAAGAAACCGCTTCTGGAGGTGAGGTTATGAAATCTTTTTTGAAAAAATATTTTGATCAGGGTGTCACACAGGGAGAACTTCGATTGCTTCTTCGGCTGCTGCGCAGACGTTTTGGGGAACTGCCCGGTTGGGCTGAAGAGCGGTTGCGGCAGGCATCTTCAGGGATGCTGGAGACTTGGTCCGAACGGGTTCTGACCGCCACCAGTCTGGAGGAGGTTTTTTCCGAATCGGGTGGATCATCCCGTTAA